In a genomic window of Candidatus Binataceae bacterium:
- a CDS encoding dienelactone hydrolase family protein: MAVAGQVEHPERLSTLDISYRSEGTRLSAYLARPREDGPHPAIIICHDVFGLSDHARDVARRFANVGFVVLVPDGFARLDLSPDESKIRGRGGLLEDRLTVADLDHGADLLRALPYCSGKVGCVGFCMGGRNSLLWACSSSKVDAAIACWAGFITGDNSPLHPTAVVDLVGQLKIPVYAVFGAEDQNPSPAHSAELRQKLEAAGKLGLVTMETFAGCGHAFFADHRPEMYREKASFELWPKMVTFFKQHLK; this comes from the coding sequence ATGGCAGTAGCAGGCCAGGTCGAACACCCCGAGCGATTGTCCACCCTCGATATCAGCTATCGCAGCGAAGGAACGCGCCTGAGCGCTTATCTCGCGCGCCCGCGCGAGGACGGACCCCATCCTGCGATTATTATCTGTCACGACGTTTTCGGCCTGAGCGACCACGCCCGTGACGTTGCCCGCCGCTTTGCCAATGTAGGCTTCGTAGTTCTGGTACCCGATGGTTTTGCACGTCTAGACCTATCGCCCGACGAAAGTAAAATTCGAGGCCGCGGCGGCCTGTTGGAAGACCGCCTGACCGTGGCCGATCTCGACCACGGCGCCGACCTGCTCCGCGCTCTGCCCTATTGCAGCGGCAAAGTGGGATGCGTGGGCTTTTGCATGGGCGGCCGCAATTCGCTGCTATGGGCCTGCAGCAGCTCAAAGGTCGATGCGGCGATCGCTTGCTGGGCCGGCTTCATAACCGGCGACAACAGCCCCCTGCATCCGACCGCGGTGGTTGATTTAGTCGGCCAACTCAAGATTCCGGTCTATGCGGTCTTTGGCGCCGAGGATCAGAATCCCTCTCCGGCCCATAGCGCCGAGTTGCGCCAGAAGCTGGAGGCAGCAGGCAAGCTTGGGCTGGTTACGATGGAGACCTTCGCCGGCTGCGGTCATGCCTTCTTCGCCGACCATCGACCCGAGATGTATCGCGAGAAGGCTTCCTTCGAGCTGTGGCCCAAGATGGTCACCTTCTTCAAGCAGCATCTGAAATAA
- a CDS encoding glutathione S-transferase N-terminal domain-containing protein: protein MLTLYFAPGACSMASHIALEEAGATFEGYKMGRGEQGSEWYRKEVNPRGQVPALRIDGTILTENFAILCYVAKLFPAARLLPDEPLACAQTLSVMAWMSNTVHPAFSRIVRSERYAGEDPAAQTGVRETARKSFWQLCQEIDARLAGKSWVMGEQFTLADPYALVFYGWCLRAELPARELTNYTSFKDRMVARPAVRRVLEREQSPLLG from the coding sequence ATGCTTACGCTCTATTTCGCGCCGGGTGCTTGTTCGATGGCCTCACATATTGCGTTGGAAGAGGCGGGAGCGACTTTCGAGGGATATAAGATGGGGCGCGGCGAGCAGGGGAGCGAATGGTACCGCAAAGAGGTCAATCCCCGTGGCCAAGTTCCTGCGCTGCGGATTGACGGCACCATCTTGACCGAAAACTTCGCCATTTTGTGCTACGTCGCCAAGTTGTTTCCGGCTGCGCGGTTGCTGCCCGATGAGCCCCTTGCTTGTGCACAGACACTGTCCGTCATGGCCTGGATGTCCAACACGGTTCATCCCGCCTTCTCACGCATCGTGCGCAGCGAGCGCTACGCGGGTGAAGATCCCGCGGCCCAGACGGGCGTACGCGAAACTGCCCGTAAGAGCTTTTGGCAGCTCTGCCAGGAGATCGACGCGCGCCTGGCCGGCAAGAGCTGGGTGATGGGCGAGCAATTCACCTTGGCCGACCCCTACGCATTGGTCTTTTACGGCTGGTGCCTGCGCGCCGAGCTCCCGGCCCGGGAGCTGACCAATTATACCTCTTTCAAGGACAGGATGGTGGCGCGGCCGGCCGTGCGCCGGGTCTTGGAGCGCGAGCAAAGCCCGCTGCTGGGCTAA
- a CDS encoding MFS transporter, with the protein MEAAHNPARDASPHSRLSRRLVLVLAIGAATAIANLYWGQPLLAGIARTLHLSVRQASIMPTMAELGYALGLALFVPLGDIVERRRLITILLGACALFLAGIAIAPSAPMLYASSLLLGISASVVQVVVPLSAALAAPEERGEVVGIVNCVMFLGILAARILSGFIGGAWGWRAMYWLAALLNAAIALALTRLLPLSPPAQRLRYSQLMGSLKGVLAELPDLRESALLGALGFAGLQCLWGIIAFFVSHPPYHYGPRAAGLLALGGIPGALLVPVVGRIADRRSPILTTGVALMIGLSAYLFLALFGHHLLGLIVGVIILDIGVHSNHVSNQTRVYALKPEARNRIATIYMVSYFFGGSLGTMAGANAWSLVGWTGVCGTGVMLFSLALLIFARGRLNHRLSPISSAAPVLRQLP; encoded by the coding sequence ATGGAAGCGGCGCACAACCCGGCGCGAGACGCCTCGCCCCACTCTCGGCTCAGCCGCCGCCTGGTCCTGGTCCTGGCGATCGGCGCCGCCACCGCGATCGCCAACCTTTATTGGGGTCAGCCGCTGCTGGCTGGCATCGCTCGCACGCTTCATTTGAGCGTGCGCCAAGCCAGCATCATGCCGACCATGGCCGAGCTGGGATATGCCCTCGGGCTGGCGCTGTTCGTGCCGCTGGGCGATATTGTGGAGCGACGCCGGCTGATCACCATCCTGCTCGGTGCCTGCGCATTATTCCTGGCCGGCATCGCGATCGCTCCCAGCGCGCCAATGCTCTACGCCAGTTCGCTGCTCCTGGGCATCAGCGCCTCGGTGGTGCAGGTCGTAGTGCCGCTGTCGGCGGCGCTGGCCGCCCCCGAGGAGCGAGGCGAAGTGGTAGGGATCGTCAACTGCGTGATGTTCCTCGGAATCTTGGCCGCGCGCATCCTGTCGGGGTTTATCGGCGGCGCCTGGGGCTGGCGCGCGATGTACTGGCTGGCGGCGCTGCTCAACGCCGCCATCGCGCTCGCGCTGACCCGGCTGCTGCCACTTAGCCCGCCCGCGCAGCGGCTGCGTTACAGCCAGTTGATGGGCTCCCTCAAGGGGGTACTGGCGGAGCTGCCGGACCTGCGCGAATCAGCCCTGCTGGGCGCCTTGGGCTTCGCTGGGCTGCAATGCCTATGGGGCATCATCGCCTTTTTCGTCTCTCATCCCCCCTATCATTACGGACCGCGCGCGGCGGGCCTGCTCGCCCTGGGCGGAATCCCCGGCGCGCTGCTGGTGCCGGTGGTGGGCCGGATCGCGGACCGGCGCAGCCCGATTTTAACCACCGGCGTAGCTCTGATGATCGGCTTGTCGGCCTATCTGTTCCTGGCCTTGTTCGGCCACCATCTGCTGGGGCTGATCGTGGGCGTGATTATTCTGGACATCGGAGTCCACTCCAACCATGTCTCCAACCAGACTCGGGTCTACGCACTCAAGCCCGAGGCCCGCAACCGTATCGCCACCATCTACATGGTCAGCTACTTCTTCGGCGGCTCGCTGGGCACGATGGCAGGCGCCAACGCCTGGAGCCTAGTGGGTTGGACGGGAGTGTGTGGCACCGGCGTAATGTTGTTCTCCCTGGCGCTGTTGATCTTCGCCCGCGGCCGCCTAAATCACCGCTTGTCGCCGATCTCATCCGCCGCCCCCGTATTGCGCCAACTCCCATGA
- a CDS encoding MFS transporter, producing MASVSPVVASAAPARLKRSLIFIMALATASAVANLYYCQPLLADIGRTFHLNARHASAIAMMSQIGYAIGLFWFVPLGDMLERRRLIITLLMAVNVTLVVAALSPNAATLYVASLLIGAFAAVVQVVLPFAATLAAPQERGQVVGFVTSGLLIGILLSRSVSGLIGGHFGWRTMYWTAAAVMAVITLLLRFLLPQGFPTQKIRYGELVRSLGHLIREQPQLRETAMIGAFCFASVAGFWSTLVFFVGQSPYHYGAAKAGLFGLAGAAGASIAPAVGRLADRRSPRITTAFGLSLGLLSWLVLGFLGHHLLGLIVGVVLLDLAAQSNHVSNLTTIYALLPHARSRLNTVYMVSYFCGGAVGTLTAANAWVMMGWRGVATAGFVFFGLAMAVFLRGSFRRRYGRWHAPQPSHAG from the coding sequence ATGGCATCCGTCAGTCCGGTGGTGGCTTCGGCCGCGCCTGCGCGACTCAAGCGCAGCCTGATTTTCATAATGGCATTGGCCACCGCCTCGGCGGTGGCCAATCTGTACTACTGCCAACCCCTGCTGGCTGACATCGGACGTACCTTCCATCTGAATGCGCGCCATGCCAGCGCGATCGCGATGATGTCGCAGATAGGCTATGCCATCGGCCTGTTCTGGTTCGTGCCGCTGGGCGACATGCTGGAGCGCCGCCGGCTAATCATCACGCTGCTGATGGCGGTCAACGTGACCCTGGTAGTAGCCGCGCTTTCGCCCAACGCGGCTACTTTGTATGTGGCCTCGCTGCTGATCGGGGCCTTTGCCGCGGTAGTGCAGGTCGTTTTGCCTTTCGCAGCGACCTTGGCCGCACCCCAGGAACGGGGCCAGGTGGTGGGCTTCGTTACCAGCGGCTTACTGATCGGGATCCTGCTGTCGCGCTCGGTCTCGGGCCTGATTGGAGGCCATTTCGGCTGGCGCACGATGTACTGGACCGCGGCCGCGGTCATGGCCGTTATTACCCTGCTCCTGCGTTTCCTGCTGCCCCAGGGCTTCCCCACTCAGAAAATTCGCTATGGCGAACTGGTGCGCTCCCTGGGCCATCTGATTCGCGAGCAGCCCCAATTGCGCGAGACCGCGATGATCGGCGCATTCTGTTTCGCTTCGGTGGCCGGCTTCTGGTCAACCCTGGTCTTTTTCGTCGGCCAATCGCCCTACCATTACGGCGCCGCCAAGGCCGGCTTGTTCGGCCTGGCCGGCGCAGCCGGCGCTTCCATCGCGCCCGCGGTAGGACGCCTAGCCGATCGCCGCAGTCCGCGCATCACTACCGCCTTTGGCCTGTCGCTTGGGTTGTTGTCTTGGCTGGTCCTGGGCTTTCTGGGGCACCATCTGCTGGGGCTAATAGTGGGAGTGGTCCTGCTCGACCTGGCCGCACAATCCAACCACGTCTCCAACCTGACAACCATTTATGCGCTGCTGCCCCATGCGCGTAGCCGACTCAATACGGTTTACATGGTGTCGTATTTTTGCGGCGGCGCGGTCGGCACGCTGACTGCCGCCAACGCGTGGGTGATGATGGGATGGCGGGGCGTGGCAACTGCCGGCTTCGTTTTTTTCGGACTCGCAATGGCGGTCTTCCTACGCGGCTCCTTTCGCCGCCGCTATGGCCGCTGGCACGCCCCACAACCGTCTCACGCCGGCTAG
- a CDS encoding lipopolysaccharide kinase InaA family protein encodes MSSVRNYLAAQGFVPISAAGWRIYLAPILIPHQRNFVQALATTASGLAPGAGNRRGALPLRLEGLPPMYLRHNRRGGLMARLIDDVYVGLRPRPWRELEISLRARERGVAVVEPLAAALTWLGPGLYRGWLVTRALAGVTLWQWLGQEADSPRRARALLGARTAIERAQWAGLFHPDLNLQNLMVEETQSEFSFTLLDLDKARLYDAPLGASRQAAVWRRVARSARKLEQAGGMRAAEIAILLGKSAR; translated from the coding sequence GTGAGCAGCGTGCGGAACTATCTTGCCGCGCAGGGGTTCGTGCCGATTAGCGCCGCGGGCTGGCGGATCTACCTGGCGCCGATTTTGATTCCCCATCAGCGCAACTTCGTTCAGGCGCTGGCAACTACGGCCAGCGGCCTGGCGCCTGGGGCTGGAAACCGGCGCGGCGCATTACCGCTGCGGCTGGAAGGCCTACCGCCGATGTATTTACGCCACAATCGGCGCGGCGGCCTGATGGCGCGGTTGATCGACGACGTCTATGTGGGCCTGCGGCCTCGTCCCTGGCGAGAGCTGGAGATAAGCCTGAGGGCGCGCGAGCGGGGTGTCGCGGTAGTTGAACCGCTGGCCGCGGCTCTCACCTGGCTCGGACCGGGGCTTTATCGCGGCTGGTTAGTGACGCGCGCGCTGGCCGGCGTGACATTATGGCAATGGTTGGGTCAGGAAGCGGATTCGCCTCGGCGAGCGCGCGCCCTGCTGGGCGCGCGAACCGCAATCGAGCGTGCTCAGTGGGCCGGCCTCTTTCATCCAGACCTTAATTTGCAGAATCTGATGGTCGAGGAAACGCAGAGTGAGTTTTCATTCACCTTGCTAGACCTGGATAAGGCAAGACTGTACGACGCACCGCTTGGAGCGAGCAGGCAAGCCGCGGTCTGGCGGCGGGTGGCGCGTTCGGCGCGCAAGCTGGAGCAGGCCGGTGGCATGCGAGCGGCGGAAATCGCGATACTGCTGGGTAAGTCCGCCCGATAG
- a CDS encoding glycosyltransferase family 9 protein, translated as MNLAANEPTRAAIAPRALVVQSGFIGDVVLAACLFAPLRQAGFEVFPLVKPAALPLLRHHPDVARVVVDDKRGAHRGWRGLLEVAAGLRRMGFALALAPHRSHRTSLLLWLAGISSRIGFASAPLSFLLTQRVEVAPSDHQIIRNLSLLAAAGIEPGPPRLSLRMSEAARAQAQSLIGDRARPLIGIAPGSAWPTKRWPAEGFAAVVAALAAAYPRAGFVVLGEQADREAAATIGAAAAQVVDLTGRTSLEVWAGLIERLDLLISNDSAPVHVAAAYGVPTVAIFLATHPSFGFGPLLQPYRIAQASLNCRPCTPHGGARCPLGHFNCAHHLTPIAVASAALELLGGPA; from the coding sequence ATGAACCTAGCTGCCAACGAGCCAACCCGTGCAGCGATCGCGCCGCGCGCGTTAGTGGTTCAGAGCGGCTTTATCGGCGATGTGGTGCTGGCCGCCTGCCTATTTGCTCCGCTCAGGCAGGCCGGCTTCGAGGTTTTTCCCCTGGTCAAGCCCGCCGCCCTCCCGCTTTTGCGCCATCATCCCGATGTGGCGCGCGTGGTCGTCGATGACAAGCGCGGCGCCCATCGCGGATGGCGTGGCCTGCTGGAGGTCGCCGCGGGGTTGCGCCGAATGGGCTTTGCGCTGGCCCTGGCGCCCCATCGATCGCATCGAACTTCGCTGCTGCTGTGGCTGGCAGGGATTTCAAGTAGAATCGGCTTCGCCAGCGCGCCTCTGTCCTTTTTGCTGACCCAGCGCGTGGAGGTCGCCCCGAGCGACCATCAAATCATCCGTAACTTAAGTTTGCTGGCCGCCGCCGGTATTGAGCCCGGCCCGCCACGGCTTTCCCTGCGTATGAGCGAGGCGGCGCGGGCGCAAGCTCAGAGTCTGATTGGCGATCGGGCCCGCCCGCTGATCGGGATCGCGCCGGGCTCGGCTTGGCCGACCAAGCGCTGGCCGGCGGAAGGCTTCGCGGCGGTCGTAGCCGCACTGGCTGCGGCCTATCCGCGGGCCGGCTTCGTGGTGCTAGGCGAGCAGGCGGACCGCGAGGCGGCGGCGACCATTGGCGCGGCTGCGGCGCAAGTGGTGGATTTGACCGGCCGGACCTCGCTCGAGGTGTGGGCCGGGCTGATCGAGCGGCTGGACCTGCTAATCAGCAACGACAGCGCGCCGGTCCACGTCGCGGCGGCCTATGGGGTGCCCACGGTGGCGATTTTTCTGGCTACCCATCCCAGCTTTGGCTTTGGCCCGTTGCTACAGCCGTATCGGATCGCGCAGGCCAGCCTGAATTGTCGCCCGTGCACGCCTCATGGCGGAGCGCGCTGCCCGCTGGGTCATTTCAATTGCGCTCACCATCTCACTCCGATCGCGGTCGCGAGCGCGGCGCTGGAGTTACTGGGCGGGCCAGCGTGA
- a CDS encoding Trm112 family protein, giving the protein MAINQELLDILACPKCKGPVKITAAQDGLACEACKLLYPIKSDIPIMLVEEAKALG; this is encoded by the coding sequence ATGGCGATAAATCAGGAACTTCTGGACATTTTGGCCTGTCCCAAATGCAAAGGGCCGGTCAAAATCACCGCGGCTCAAGATGGGCTGGCGTGCGAAGCCTGTAAGCTGCTCTACCCAATCAAGTCCGACATCCCCATCATGCTGGTGGAAGAGGCCAAGGCGCTCGGCTAG
- the lpxK gene encoding tetraacyldisaccharide 4'-kinase, with amino-acid sequence MKLGQGARLQALWNSSLRAPAAALWAGLVPLSLAYGGAMTLRAGFWRLFQRKCAGVRVVSIGNLTVGGNGKTPFTLYLARLLQRGGLRTAIVSRGFGGTRGGGSAVLVADGGRCFLSAREAGDEAVMMARTFAGPIAIAKRRAEAIALLCQRGPLDVVVLDDAFQHLRLARDLNLLLIGGQHGLGNGWVLPAGPLRERMGAAARADAVVVLSFDHASDPPLTARQQAVLSRNPILRASLWPRALVYPEAERWREEPAGSLANRRVLALSAVADARNFYAMLRAIDADLVGVLEYPDHHSYSAADWREIHRAAANADLVVTTEKDLVKLERFPFARSELAALRLEITMGKDEERLLALVMNESTRKLVPRLAEER; translated from the coding sequence GTGAAGCTCGGCCAGGGAGCTCGCCTGCAAGCGCTGTGGAACAGCTCATTGCGCGCGCCGGCGGCGGCGCTGTGGGCTGGACTGGTGCCCTTGTCGTTGGCCTACGGTGGCGCGATGACACTGCGAGCGGGGTTTTGGCGGCTGTTCCAGCGTAAATGTGCCGGCGTGCGCGTGGTCAGTATCGGCAATTTGACCGTGGGCGGTAACGGTAAAACTCCTTTTACGTTGTATCTGGCCCGTCTTTTACAGCGAGGCGGCCTGCGCACCGCCATCGTCAGCCGCGGCTTCGGCGGGACCCGCGGAGGCGGTTCCGCTGTTCTGGTCGCCGACGGCGGTCGGTGTTTTTTGAGCGCCCGCGAGGCCGGGGACGAGGCCGTGATGATGGCGCGGACCTTCGCCGGGCCTATCGCGATCGCCAAGCGGCGCGCGGAGGCAATTGCGCTGCTGTGCCAGCGTGGGCCGCTTGACGTAGTAGTGCTCGACGACGCCTTTCAGCATTTACGGTTGGCCCGCGACCTCAATTTGCTCCTGATTGGCGGCCAGCATGGCTTGGGCAATGGCTGGGTGCTGCCCGCCGGTCCGCTGCGCGAGCGGATGGGCGCCGCGGCGCGAGCCGACGCGGTGGTCGTACTCAGCTTCGACCACGCTAGCGATCCGCCGCTGACCGCCCGCCAGCAGGCGGTGCTCAGCCGCAACCCAATCCTGCGCGCCAGCTTGTGGCCTCGCGCGCTGGTTTATCCTGAGGCCGAACGCTGGCGCGAAGAACCGGCGGGCAGCCTGGCCAATCGCCGGGTGCTGGCCTTGAGCGCGGTGGCCGACGCGCGCAATTTTTACGCGATGCTGCGGGCGATCGATGCCGACTTGGTAGGTGTGTTGGAATATCCTGACCATCACAGCTATAGCGCGGCCGACTGGCGTGAGATCCATCGCGCCGCCGCCAATGCCGACTTAGTGGTGACCACCGAAAAGGATCTGGTTAAGCTAGAACGCTTCCCCTTCGCGCGCAGCGAATTGGCCGCGCTACGGCTGGAGATTACGATGGGAAAGGACGAAGAGCGCCTGCTCGCGCTGGTTATGAACGAGTCCACTCGCAAGCTGGTACCAAGGTTGGCAGAGGAGAGATAA
- a CDS encoding glycosyltransferase N-terminal domain-containing protein produces MKPAAAASNTMAVRLYNLLWRPARPLALLASGARAPAARRQRLGLVPSPPADPRRVWLHAASVGEVEAVRPIALGLLERAAPLSLIVTCMTRAGCEAAARRIPQARACWLAPLDHPRCVRNFLEAVKPSLLVICERELWPNYFFQASATGARIALINGRLSERSLRRYRLACSLWQSAVRCADLLMMQTEEDAERLRGLGAPPDRLVVTGNTKFTACAEMEVDPALGNFCRPPLIVAGSTAPGEEQVMVEVLVSLRRATPALRLVLAPRHLERTVEIADLLTAAGLSYVTASHLKQGAQVGQDVCVMLLDTLGDLRALYSLAQVAFIGGSLFKGRGGQNPGEAANAGVPVLIGPFHNNQHVIVKALVDAGGAAVVANAVTMSCVVARLLRDEAMRRRWGDNARTAYLELCGGAERTLAQLLGLLENA; encoded by the coding sequence ATGAAGCCGGCGGCCGCTGCGTCGAACACGATGGCGGTGAGGCTGTACAATCTACTCTGGCGGCCGGCACGCCCCTTGGCCTTGTTGGCCAGCGGCGCGCGCGCGCCGGCCGCACGTCGCCAGCGGCTGGGGCTGGTGCCATCCCCACCCGCTGATCCTCGGCGAGTGTGGCTGCATGCCGCCTCGGTGGGCGAGGTCGAAGCGGTACGGCCAATCGCGCTGGGCTTGCTGGAGCGCGCGGCGCCGCTCAGTCTCATCGTCACGTGCATGACTCGTGCCGGATGCGAGGCCGCGGCGCGACGCATCCCGCAAGCCCGAGCCTGTTGGTTAGCTCCGCTGGACCATCCACGATGCGTGCGTAATTTTCTCGAGGCGGTCAAGCCCAGCTTGCTGGTGATATGCGAAAGAGAGCTTTGGCCAAACTATTTCTTCCAGGCCAGCGCAACCGGCGCGCGTATCGCTCTGATCAACGGCCGTCTGTCGGAGCGCTCGCTGCGGCGCTACCGGCTGGCATGTTCGCTTTGGCAATCTGCCGTGCGCTGCGCCGATTTGCTGATGATGCAGACCGAGGAAGACGCCGAACGCCTACGTGGGTTAGGCGCCCCCCCCGACCGTCTGGTGGTTACGGGCAATACCAAATTCACCGCCTGCGCCGAGATGGAGGTGGACCCTGCCTTGGGCAACTTTTGCCGTCCCCCGCTGATAGTGGCCGGTTCCACCGCGCCGGGCGAAGAGCAGGTCATGGTCGAGGTGTTAGTGAGCTTGCGCCGTGCCACGCCGGCTTTGCGCTTGGTCCTGGCGCCGCGCCATCTGGAACGGACGGTCGAAATCGCCGACTTGCTGACGGCGGCGGGACTGAGTTATGTGACTGCCAGTCATCTCAAGCAAGGTGCACAGGTCGGCCAGGACGTGTGCGTGATGCTGCTCGATACTCTGGGTGACTTGCGCGCGCTTTATTCGCTGGCTCAGGTTGCCTTCATCGGCGGCAGCCTGTTCAAGGGACGTGGCGGCCAGAATCCGGGCGAGGCAGCCAACGCGGGGGTACCTGTCCTGATCGGTCCCTTTCACAACAATCAGCACGTTATAGTCAAGGCCCTAGTGGATGCTGGCGGCGCGGCGGTGGTAGCTAACGCCGTGACGATGAGCTGTGTGGTGGCACGACTGCTGCGGGACGAAGCCATGCGCCGGCGATGGGGCGATAATGCGCGCACGGCCTATCTAGAGCTGTGTGGGGGTGCCGAGCGCACCTTGGCCCAATTGCTTGGCTTGTTGGAGAACGCGTGA
- a CDS encoding ABC transporter transmembrane domain-containing protein produces the protein MTPLSNQAYRRLLRYLRPYVFPYVALAVATMLTLSATNGAVPFLAKNFINQLAKLRNLSQLHLLSLELLALFVIRAVANFGNNYLTEYIGQKVVLDLRAQLHRRLQQMSLAFFNRTPTGVLMTRILSDITLVAGATTDGIFSLIGDTATLLALLGAAIYIDWSLALIAAVVFPAAVLPLTQFSKRMRKMSRRSQQQLGGLAALLQETIQGNRVVKAFGMEDYECRRFESESRRLFRIYMRVSAIKAFSTPMIEVMAAVGVVAVLWFGAVSVLNGSRTPGSFGAFFAAMLLVYEPFKRLTRTNNSIQQGIAAAERVFEVLDEPSEVAEDANPVPLPPGPHSIALEQVGFRYAEQWTLRQIDLVLRPGSIVALVGMSGGGKSTLADLILRFYDPQEGRVTLNGVDIRRLRIADLRGQIGLVTQHTFLFNDTVRANIAYGNIGQNHEALVEAARMANAHNFISRLPKGYDTVIGEMGVRLSGGERQRIAIARALLKNAPILVLDEATSALDSESERLVQEALDRLMENRTTLVIAHRLSTVRRADQIVVITRGRITESGSHAELMALGGEYRSLYDLQLHALETDPSSQVA, from the coding sequence GTGACCCCGCTTTCCAACCAGGCCTATCGTCGCCTGCTGCGCTATCTGCGCCCCTACGTGTTCCCTTACGTGGCCCTGGCGGTGGCAACGATGCTCACCCTGAGTGCCACCAACGGGGCGGTGCCATTTCTGGCCAAGAACTTTATCAATCAACTCGCCAAGCTGAGAAATCTCAGTCAACTCCATTTATTGTCGCTGGAGCTGCTGGCGCTGTTCGTGATTCGGGCGGTGGCGAATTTCGGCAACAATTATTTGACCGAATACATCGGGCAAAAGGTGGTGCTCGATCTGCGCGCGCAGCTTCATCGTCGATTGCAGCAGATGTCGCTGGCGTTTTTCAACCGCACCCCGACTGGAGTCCTGATGACACGGATCTTGTCGGATATCACTTTGGTGGCGGGCGCTACCACCGACGGGATTTTTTCCCTGATTGGCGACACCGCGACACTGCTCGCGCTGCTAGGTGCGGCGATTTATATCGATTGGTCGCTGGCCCTGATCGCGGCGGTGGTCTTTCCGGCCGCGGTGCTGCCGCTGACCCAGTTCAGCAAGCGGATGCGCAAAATGTCGCGTCGCTCGCAGCAGCAGTTGGGCGGTTTGGCGGCTTTGCTCCAGGAAACCATCCAGGGCAACCGGGTGGTCAAAGCCTTCGGCATGGAAGATTACGAGTGCCGGCGCTTCGAGAGCGAATCGCGCCGCCTGTTCCGGATCTACATGCGGGTGAGCGCGATCAAGGCCTTTTCCACCCCGATGATCGAAGTGATGGCGGCGGTCGGCGTGGTCGCAGTGCTGTGGTTCGGCGCCGTCTCGGTGCTCAATGGCAGCCGCACGCCGGGCTCCTTCGGCGCCTTTTTCGCGGCAATGCTTTTGGTGTACGAGCCTTTCAAACGGCTGACCCGTACCAACAATTCCATTCAACAAGGCATCGCCGCCGCCGAGCGAGTCTTCGAGGTGCTCGACGAGCCAAGCGAGGTGGCCGAGGACGCCAACCCTGTGCCGCTACCACCCGGGCCCCATTCGATCGCGCTAGAGCAGGTGGGCTTTCGCTATGCCGAACAATGGACGCTGCGTCAGATCGATCTGGTGCTGCGCCCGGGCTCGATCGTGGCGCTGGTGGGGATGAGCGGCGGAGGGAAATCAACACTGGCCGACTTGATTTTGCGCTTTTATGACCCACAGGAAGGGCGAGTGACGCTAAACGGAGTGGACATCCGCCGCCTGCGAATCGCTGATTTGCGCGGACAAATCGGGCTGGTGACTCAGCATACGTTTTTATTCAACGACACCGTGCGCGCCAACATCGCCTACGGCAACATCGGCCAGAACCACGAGGCGTTGGTCGAGGCGGCGCGAATGGCCAACGCGCACAACTTCATCAGCCGTCTGCCCAAGGGCTACGACACTGTAATCGGTGAAATGGGGGTGCGGCTGTCGGGGGGCGAGCGCCAGCGCATCGCGATTGCGCGTGCCCTGCTCAAGAACGCTCCGATCCTGGTTTTGGATGAAGCCACTTCGGCCTTGGATTCGGAATCCGAGCGCCTGGTGCAGGAAGCGCTGGATCGACTGATGGAGAATCGCACGACCCTGGTGATTGCCCATCGCTTGTCCACCGTGCGGCGGGCGGATCAAATAGTGGTCATCACTCGCGGACGCATCACCGAGTCCGGCAGCCACGCAGAGCTGATGGCCTTGGGCGGGGAGTATCGCAGCCTTTACGATCTGCAATTGCACGCCTTGGAAACTGATCCCAGCAGCCAGGTGGCTTGA